In Nitrospira sp., a single genomic region encodes these proteins:
- a CDS encoding glycosyltransferase yields MKALLLQLEFPTWKTARPWTYGASFAVAEGLAANGVTCLTVPVLPDTTAASPDSWLSHARRILAGQRFDQVWIWLVHASLDTRILEWAAELAPVRIGFFMESLRYEEEDYRWAPGLRSRHVAFHRQLEHLTHALMVDERDVAELTALGTKPALWCPGLVPRRFIADPSRAPRYNRAVFHGNVYGDRAKWIEHPLLRDRMTFAQAPAQYTSNQQKFDELQKIASERVRHLPMVTAVDLERYVRALHTVREAEFRDWLFGLADWAGIVNLPGLTRCFGGRVYEAMAAGRPVISWRIPDRPRVNALFEDNREILLFSPDDPAELAHQIDRILQDTPFAQAIGIQGQRKLLAHHTAERRMKDILQWLESGKEPEYGNLPTLAEQPTGVKSVTPVNSSSAPRPQGPHPISTTVFLLTVGDPTFQACQESVEQQTGATFKIETIQDVCPFSAAAQEMIVRCTTPYFIQVDEDMVLHPDAVGRMEQAMTQAPAEVGMICFHLYDEDRECPIQGIKIYRTELMKRLAFRDLKASEMNLLDQMGEQGIRWILHPDALGRHGTRYTPETIYRRYKTMYEKDIRQWNLLTADIHRKAHKFRETGDILQLFALLGAAHGIIDAPMAPDREKDARAYHFKELEIFGRLLKTTPPVSQSYDFSRAAVPLKNPPIPLDQVQWKSAPVPPHTDASRSASEQPTPSLAPTPKHPTPQPGHILIVTPYFWPSVGGVETVAEDLGAGLLTAGFHVEVACYEQPDRRMDSHRGISITQLAPHDQMTNGIPTAANQVKHLVESNRYDACILLGSPMNALFYAILELQDLKNRRILFQPTINREGYAFIQQRPIVQSLLERLAKQTTAIIVLGHDTFDARFCGETGIPATIIPNGTPTLNPAFDFRLKYQIDEQQFLIVHVANLYRIKNHLSLLKTLDTLPTGATLVMIGHPTHETAYVAEVQRALSTRPDVLYIPGLHRDGVAAAIQAANLVVLSSEAEVSPLCLLEAMSLQRPWLATPGCGTANEQAGGLILPLDEFRSAIECLMAHPDYSSQLAQSGYDHWRTCYRWESFLAAWVELIRDGRLTHTCDTPEPIARMRDDLRARYRTLRTAATGSLHSQSPSGSKPRLTRPVSPDVNRSVHTPVTTSHEGSMDQDQFYINMFVKSPGWSTSEPNDDEAARWSKIAGFLEHILRRVQANNPDAMLRILEVGSGRGWLSNLASQYGTVEGVEPVAGVVAHARKMFPHIRFEAGTAEAVLSRPDFTPYDVVLCSEVIEHVPDPEKPAFLDELKQLLTSDGYLILTTPRGEMWEQWQRIAPPCQPIEDWITEERLTQHMTAQGFTPLGLERIYVEIPTLRYIPAPTPHNLKTMNLLPIYQVWIAQRTISSPGQARPMINKPPMVSVIIPTHNRPDRLRTAITSVLNQDYHDFQIVVVNDGTTPVEDIVSGLNRDGRILLVTHDRNRGLAASRNTGLRQASGKYVCYLDDDDRFLPHHLRTLVTHLESSGDKVAYTDAWRVHESLIDNTATEIGRDQPYAADFNPHQLLINNYLPVLCLMHERAVLDEVGAFDESLFVHEDWDLWIRMATRYPFKHLAVTTAEFTWRTDGSSMTSHRKDIFLRTMELIYRKYAPYAAKYAGVRENQQQNLANLRNKQLRKSFVCSIIIPVWNKLELTRQCLVALGPATEDVSFELIVVDNHSTDGTPEFLASLGGDVRIITNDENLGFAKACNQGAAVATGEYLVFLNNDTIPLKGWLSALVDEVRTQPDVTVVGSKLLYQDGTIQHAGVAIDRNNLTPYHIYNGFAADHPAVNKRRELNAVTAACLLIRRTAFADLGGFDEGYLNGFEDVDLCLRVREKQGRIIYQPHSVLYHLESQTPGRKQHDQSNANRLHQRWGHCWWLVDDDCIYAGDGYKAVEEDQNGRPSYKLHLIDGTEERQAWDLVASMQQAAHHQDLATVESVLRRHAEWPADASILQWAASVATAMKLPGIAEEYRRRVASLNDPALRELEAIRAALTAGQLSMASSRVDALLKQYPTHAEALLLRAILHMQREQYREAEIAFTTALNQGANRKKCLMGIGMASMGRAYPQGAWQTFLRVLAENPDDADVIHWLLRAGTAQNRWRELSVQLHNFLARNPSDLSVRFAYAGVLLRDDQVDAARQEYNQLRALAPTYEGLVELGQAIAAKESVLALNVSNA; encoded by the coding sequence ATGAAAGCGCTGCTTCTCCAACTCGAGTTTCCAACATGGAAGACGGCCAGACCTTGGACCTACGGCGCGAGCTTTGCCGTAGCGGAGGGACTCGCTGCCAATGGAGTCACCTGTCTGACGGTCCCGGTTCTTCCTGATACGACGGCCGCCTCTCCCGATTCCTGGTTATCCCACGCCCGCCGCATACTGGCCGGACAGCGCTTCGACCAGGTCTGGATTTGGCTCGTGCATGCGTCCCTCGACACACGAATTCTCGAATGGGCGGCGGAGCTGGCCCCTGTCCGCATCGGGTTTTTCATGGAGTCGCTACGGTATGAGGAAGAGGACTATCGTTGGGCTCCCGGATTGCGCAGTCGGCATGTCGCCTTTCACCGCCAGCTCGAGCACCTGACTCACGCACTGATGGTCGATGAACGCGACGTGGCCGAGCTCACGGCACTCGGAACAAAGCCAGCGCTCTGGTGCCCAGGATTAGTGCCTCGCCGTTTCATCGCGGATCCCTCACGTGCTCCTCGTTACAATCGGGCCGTCTTTCATGGCAATGTGTATGGTGATCGCGCCAAGTGGATCGAGCATCCGCTGCTGCGCGACCGCATGACCTTCGCTCAGGCCCCGGCACAATACACTTCCAATCAACAGAAGTTCGATGAGCTCCAAAAGATTGCAAGCGAGCGGGTGCGCCATCTTCCAATGGTAACCGCTGTAGACCTGGAGCGCTATGTTCGGGCCTTGCACACCGTGCGTGAGGCAGAGTTTCGTGACTGGCTGTTTGGACTCGCCGACTGGGCCGGTATCGTCAACCTTCCCGGTCTGACTCGTTGTTTCGGTGGCCGTGTCTATGAAGCCATGGCGGCGGGACGCCCGGTGATCTCCTGGCGCATTCCCGACCGGCCCAGAGTCAACGCCTTGTTTGAAGACAATCGGGAGATCCTATTGTTCTCTCCTGATGATCCCGCGGAGCTGGCTCATCAGATCGATCGCATCCTGCAAGATACACCATTCGCCCAAGCGATCGGCATCCAGGGACAGCGCAAACTGCTCGCGCATCATACGGCGGAACGTCGGATGAAGGACATCCTCCAGTGGCTTGAAAGCGGGAAAGAACCTGAGTACGGGAACCTTCCCACCCTTGCTGAACAACCGACGGGCGTCAAATCCGTGACGCCCGTCAATTCCTCGTCAGCCCCACGTCCTCAGGGGCCACACCCCATCTCCACCACTGTGTTTCTATTGACAGTCGGTGATCCGACCTTCCAAGCCTGTCAAGAGTCGGTCGAACAGCAAACGGGAGCGACATTCAAGATCGAGACGATACAAGACGTCTGTCCCTTCAGCGCCGCCGCCCAGGAAATGATTGTGCGCTGTACGACTCCATACTTCATTCAGGTTGATGAAGACATGGTACTGCATCCCGATGCCGTCGGTCGAATGGAGCAGGCGATGACGCAGGCGCCGGCTGAAGTCGGCATGATTTGCTTCCACCTCTATGACGAGGACCGGGAATGCCCGATCCAAGGCATCAAAATCTATCGGACGGAGCTGATGAAACGGCTGGCGTTCCGCGACTTGAAGGCCAGTGAAATGAATCTGCTCGACCAGATGGGCGAGCAGGGGATTCGCTGGATTCTCCATCCCGATGCCTTGGGGCGCCACGGAACACGCTATACGCCAGAGACCATCTATCGGCGCTATAAAACGATGTACGAAAAGGACATTCGGCAGTGGAATCTTTTGACTGCGGATATCCACCGCAAAGCACACAAGTTTCGCGAGACCGGCGATATTCTCCAACTATTTGCTCTCCTCGGAGCTGCGCACGGAATCATCGATGCCCCGATGGCGCCAGACCGAGAGAAGGACGCCCGCGCGTACCATTTCAAAGAGCTGGAGATCTTTGGACGGCTTCTCAAGACTACTCCTCCGGTAAGCCAGAGCTACGATTTCTCTCGTGCAGCAGTACCTCTGAAGAATCCACCAATCCCCCTTGATCAGGTGCAGTGGAAGAGTGCGCCGGTTCCACCGCATACCGACGCTTCCCGTTCGGCATCGGAACAACCGACCCCTAGCCTTGCGCCAACACCCAAACACCCCACACCGCAGCCTGGTCACATCCTTATCGTGACTCCTTATTTTTGGCCCTCTGTCGGTGGCGTCGAAACGGTGGCGGAGGATCTGGGAGCGGGTTTGCTTACCGCCGGATTCCATGTAGAGGTCGCCTGCTATGAACAGCCCGACCGAAGGATGGACAGTCATCGGGGCATCAGCATTACCCAGCTGGCCCCTCATGACCAAATGACGAACGGTATTCCTACCGCAGCCAACCAGGTGAAGCACCTGGTTGAGTCGAACCGCTACGACGCCTGTATCCTACTGGGCTCACCAATGAATGCCTTGTTCTATGCCATCCTAGAGTTACAGGACCTGAAGAATCGACGCATTCTATTCCAGCCCACGATCAACCGGGAAGGGTACGCCTTCATTCAGCAAAGACCGATTGTCCAGTCACTCCTGGAGCGCCTGGCCAAACAGACGACTGCGATCATTGTGCTTGGTCATGACACATTCGATGCTCGCTTCTGTGGAGAGACGGGGATTCCTGCCACCATTATCCCGAACGGCACGCCCACACTGAATCCCGCATTTGACTTTAGGCTGAAGTACCAGATTGACGAACAGCAATTCCTCATCGTGCATGTCGCCAATCTCTATCGAATCAAGAACCATCTGAGCCTGCTCAAGACCCTGGATACGTTGCCCACCGGTGCCACGCTCGTCATGATCGGCCATCCCACTCACGAAACCGCATACGTTGCGGAAGTGCAACGCGCGCTCTCGACTCGCCCTGACGTACTTTATATTCCTGGATTGCATCGAGATGGCGTGGCGGCAGCAATACAGGCTGCCAATCTTGTGGTCTTATCTTCTGAGGCGGAAGTCTCTCCGTTATGCCTGCTAGAAGCTATGAGCTTACAACGCCCTTGGTTAGCCACCCCTGGCTGCGGGACTGCCAATGAACAGGCCGGGGGGTTGATACTCCCGCTGGATGAATTCAGGTCGGCGATTGAATGCCTGATGGCACATCCGGACTATTCGTCACAGCTGGCTCAGTCAGGTTACGACCATTGGAGGACGTGTTATCGATGGGAATCCTTCCTCGCAGCCTGGGTGGAATTAATTCGAGACGGGCGACTCACGCACACGTGCGATACCCCCGAACCTATCGCCCGCATGCGTGACGATCTTCGCGCTCGCTACCGAACACTGCGCACGGCAGCGACAGGATCCCTTCACAGCCAGAGTCCGTCAGGAAGCAAGCCGCGACTGACGAGACCTGTTTCACCTGACGTGAATCGATCAGTTCACACACCAGTCACAACATCACACGAGGGCTCAATGGACCAAGATCAGTTTTACATCAACATGTTTGTGAAGAGTCCTGGTTGGTCAACATCCGAACCGAATGATGATGAAGCCGCACGCTGGTCAAAAATCGCCGGATTCCTCGAACATATCCTCCGGAGGGTACAGGCCAATAATCCTGATGCCATGCTCCGCATCCTTGAAGTCGGAAGCGGCCGCGGATGGTTGAGCAATTTGGCCTCCCAATATGGGACAGTGGAAGGCGTTGAACCGGTCGCAGGCGTCGTAGCCCACGCCCGAAAGATGTTTCCGCACATTCGTTTCGAAGCCGGCACGGCAGAAGCCGTGCTGAGCCGCCCGGACTTCACCCCCTATGATGTGGTGCTGTGCTCAGAAGTCATTGAGCACGTACCGGACCCTGAGAAACCGGCTTTTCTGGACGAGTTGAAGCAGCTTCTGACTTCCGACGGATACCTCATTCTGACCACGCCACGAGGAGAAATGTGGGAACAGTGGCAACGCATTGCACCCCCCTGCCAGCCAATCGAAGATTGGATCACTGAAGAACGGCTCACTCAGCATATGACGGCTCAGGGCTTCACGCCCTTGGGTCTCGAACGGATTTACGTTGAGATACCGACTCTCCGATACATTCCCGCGCCCACTCCGCATAACCTCAAGACCATGAATTTGCTTCCCATTTATCAGGTGTGGATAGCACAGAGAACGATCAGTTCACCGGGTCAGGCGCGTCCAATGATCAATAAGCCGCCGATGGTGAGCGTCATCATTCCGACACACAATCGTCCTGATCGTCTTCGCACGGCGATAACGAGCGTACTCAACCAAGACTATCACGACTTTCAGATCGTGGTGGTCAACGACGGGACGACTCCGGTCGAAGACATTGTGTCCGGGTTGAACCGCGATGGTCGCATCCTCCTTGTGACACATGATCGCAACCGAGGCCTCGCGGCCTCCCGCAACACCGGGTTGCGACAGGCGTCAGGGAAATACGTGTGCTATTTGGATGACGACGACCGGTTCCTTCCGCACCATCTGCGGACATTGGTGACTCATCTTGAATCCTCCGGCGACAAGGTCGCCTACACCGATGCATGGCGGGTGCATGAATCTCTGATCGACAACACGGCGACCGAAATCGGACGAGATCAGCCCTATGCGGCTGATTTCAACCCGCATCAATTATTGATCAACAATTATCTTCCGGTCTTGTGCCTCATGCATGAGCGGGCCGTCCTTGATGAAGTCGGCGCGTTCGACGAAAGCCTCTTCGTCCATGAAGATTGGGATCTCTGGATCCGGATGGCGACTCGATATCCGTTCAAGCACCTTGCCGTCACGACGGCCGAGTTCACGTGGCGTACGGACGGCTCGTCGATGACGAGTCACAGGAAAGATATATTCCTGAGAACGATGGAACTCATTTATCGTAAGTACGCGCCCTATGCCGCCAAGTATGCAGGCGTGCGGGAAAATCAGCAGCAGAATCTCGCCAATCTCCGAAATAAGCAACTTCGCAAATCATTTGTCTGTTCCATCATCATTCCGGTCTGGAACAAGCTCGAGCTCACCCGTCAATGTCTCGTCGCACTCGGTCCAGCCACTGAAGATGTGTCATTCGAACTCATCGTCGTTGATAACCATTCGACCGATGGCACGCCTGAATTTCTCGCATCGCTGGGTGGCGATGTCCGGATCATCACGAACGACGAGAACCTGGGATTTGCCAAGGCCTGCAACCAAGGAGCTGCCGTTGCAACGGGCGAGTATCTCGTGTTTTTGAACAACGATACGATTCCACTCAAAGGTTGGCTGAGCGCGTTGGTCGATGAAGTCCGAACACAGCCCGACGTCACCGTCGTCGGCAGTAAACTGCTGTATCAGGACGGCACAATACAACATGCCGGGGTCGCGATCGACCGCAATAACCTCACTCCCTACCATATATATAATGGATTCGCAGCCGATCATCCGGCCGTCAATAAACGGCGCGAACTGAACGCCGTGACAGCCGCCTGTCTCCTGATTCGCCGCACGGCGTTCGCAGATCTCGGTGGGTTTGATGAAGGCTACCTCAACGGTTTTGAAGATGTCGATCTCTGCCTGAGAGTACGGGAGAAACAGGGCCGCATTATCTACCAGCCTCACAGCGTGTTGTATCACCTGGAAAGTCAAACGCCAGGCCGTAAACAACACGACCAGTCGAATGCGAATCGCTTGCACCAGCGTTGGGGGCATTGCTGGTGGCTGGTGGATGACGATTGCATCTACGCGGGAGACGGCTACAAGGCCGTTGAGGAGGATCAGAATGGAAGACCGTCGTATAAGCTCCATCTGATCGACGGCACAGAAGAGCGACAGGCGTGGGACCTCGTCGCGTCCATGCAACAGGCGGCACATCATCAGGACTTGGCAACAGTCGAGTCTGTCTTGCGGCGGCATGCGGAGTGGCCGGCCGACGCGTCCATTCTGCAATGGGCCGCGTCCGTTGCGACGGCCATGAAACTCCCGGGCATTGCGGAGGAGTATCGACGCCGGGTTGCCAGCCTGAATGATCCGGCACTTCGCGAGCTGGAGGCCATTCGCGCCGCACTCACCGCCGGTCAATTGTCGATGGCGTCGAGCCGCGTCGACGCGTTACTGAAGCAATATCCCACCCATGCGGAGGCGCTCCTTCTTCGAGCCATCCTCCATATGCAGCGGGAACAATACCGCGAAGCTGAAATTGCCTTTACCACGGCGCTCAATCAGGGTGCGAACCGGAAGAAATGCCTCATGGGAATCGGCATGGCGTCGATGGGCCGCGCCTATCCGCAGGGAGCCTGGCAAACCTTTCTACGGGTTCTTGCGGAGAACCCCGATGACGCCGATGTGATTCATTGGCTACTGCGTGCGGGGACCGCGCAAAATCGCTGGCGGGAGCTCAGCGTCCAGCTACACAACTTCCTCGCGCGGAACCCCAGCGATCTGTCGGTCCGCTTCGCCTACGCCGGCGTCTTATTGCGTGACGATCAGGTGGACGCGGCGCGTCAGGAATACAATCAGTTGCGCGCGTTGGCTCCCACGTATGAAGGATTGGTTGAACTCGGGCAGGCCATCGCCGCCAAAGAGAGCGTGTTGGCGCTGAACGTGTCCAACGCCTAG
- a CDS encoding glycosyltransferase family 9 protein yields the protein MSRTLVIQLARLGDLVQTMPMIAALRKQCPRDTIDLLCPEPLRDLGTLIPGLDRVIGWDGARWHRWAARATQGIQPDQRKEIEQELAALCPRPYDRAFVLNQHTRAIVAGTLLANECIGPLAQGPLSEELTPWAAYVREIARTRRSNRIHLSDAFCGMCGLLPPGTPPRCLTPLVSPSRNLEQIGRGGGPWIGIIVGAGDPARLVPVDVWRIWIVRFLSVLPRGRVVLIGQGAECERARDIQETLPPSILGRIWDITGQTTIHELAQTLTRCHHVIGSDTGPLHLAAAVGTPTLGWYFARARVHETGPYGSGHRIWQAESEDGGAVVPTAWPIEPALDALMNQSPRTQTPWSLWTSQTDEWGTYYTEAGQSSASPREREALWHELSPAMPA from the coding sequence ATGTCCAGAACGCTTGTCATTCAACTCGCGCGACTCGGCGACCTCGTGCAAACGATGCCGATGATTGCCGCCTTGCGGAAGCAGTGTCCTCGCGACACGATCGACCTCCTCTGTCCTGAGCCGCTTCGGGACCTTGGCACGCTGATTCCCGGGCTCGATCGAGTGATCGGATGGGACGGCGCCAGATGGCATCGCTGGGCCGCGCGTGCCACACAGGGGATTCAGCCGGACCAGCGGAAGGAGATCGAGCAGGAGCTCGCCGCCCTCTGTCCGCGGCCCTACGATCGAGCATTCGTTCTCAATCAGCATACCCGGGCCATCGTCGCCGGGACGCTGCTGGCGAATGAATGTATCGGACCGCTCGCTCAGGGACCGCTGAGTGAGGAGCTGACACCCTGGGCGGCCTATGTCCGGGAGATTGCGCGGACCCGCCGCTCAAACCGCATTCATTTATCGGATGCCTTTTGCGGCATGTGCGGCCTTCTTCCTCCGGGAACGCCGCCCCGCTGCCTGACGCCGCTTGTTTCACCGTCGAGAAACCTGGAGCAAATCGGTCGAGGCGGGGGGCCCTGGATCGGGATCATTGTCGGAGCAGGGGATCCGGCCCGCCTGGTCCCGGTTGACGTCTGGCGTATATGGATTGTGCGCTTTCTGAGCGTGCTTCCGAGAGGCCGTGTCGTCTTGATCGGCCAGGGAGCGGAATGCGAGCGCGCAAGGGACATCCAGGAGACACTGCCGCCCTCGATACTCGGACGCATCTGGGACATCACCGGACAGACGACCATTCATGAGCTCGCGCAGACGCTCACCCGTTGTCATCATGTCATTGGTTCAGATACAGGCCCCTTGCATCTGGCCGCCGCGGTCGGCACTCCGACCCTGGGGTGGTATTTCGCGAGAGCCCGGGTCCACGAAACCGGCCCCTATGGTTCAGGTCACCGCATTTGGCAAGCCGAGAGTGAAGATGGGGGAGCCGTGGTCCCGACCGCGTGGCCCATCGAGCCCGCTCTGGATGCGCTCATGAACCAGTCCCCTCGAACGCAGACCCCATGGTCACTATGGACCAGTCAGACCGATGAATGGGGCACCTACTACACCGAAGCCGGGCAATCCTCGGCATCGCCACGGGAACGTGAAGCCCTGTGGCATGAGCTGTCACCAGCCATGCCGGCATGA
- a CDS encoding glycosyltransferase produces MNLLQTHLDGIRKTFPDLVAAVSDSAGGVLAIAPSREGSPSATQDGQWIHSAYDPRKEAQSWAALQAKEWHAGELGVVLGAGLLYHIEALVASKPAGARLAVVIADLAAFKDALAVRPLGPWFNAIEWIWGGTDEMATQLASKSAPLRFFTYAPAARPYAAQHQALDVELRRLLATRQHGRLHVAVVGPIYGGSLPITGYVVRALESLGHRVSWVDHSIHHASYARFNTFRDPRHRLSMQSRFADVLSMGTLTELAEDPPDLVLAMAQAPMSLGALEHLRRKKFITAMWFVENYRHLTYWQQLAPGYDYWFTIQQQDCHDALRRAGAPHVSYLPMAADPSVHRPLTLTTNDQLEFGSDLSFVGAGYANRRAVLPRWISKDWTFKVWGNEWEGADAMAPVLQRNGARIDTDTCLKVFNATAINLNLHSNTGGGLDPAADFVNPRTFELAAAGAFQLVDQRALLPACFTEDEIVSFENADEVPSLIRTWLRDPVGRRTIADAARRRVLRQHTYEHRMKDLLAELGMREPDRLGSILRGERTAEALAAQTTTPSELAPMLNRFAPDQRVELKDLAAQIRARGPRTELSREDLLILMLESYRTETRDLV; encoded by the coding sequence ATGAATCTTCTACAGACACATCTCGACGGTATTCGAAAGACCTTTCCGGACCTGGTTGCGGCGGTTTCAGACAGCGCTGGAGGAGTCCTCGCCATCGCACCGTCCCGAGAAGGCAGTCCGTCTGCCACGCAAGATGGACAATGGATTCACAGTGCCTACGACCCGAGAAAGGAAGCCCAGTCCTGGGCCGCGCTGCAAGCCAAGGAGTGGCACGCCGGAGAGCTGGGGGTAGTGCTGGGCGCAGGGCTGCTGTATCACATCGAGGCATTGGTCGCATCAAAGCCTGCCGGTGCTCGACTGGCGGTCGTGATCGCTGACCTTGCGGCGTTCAAGGATGCCCTGGCTGTCCGCCCTCTGGGCCCCTGGTTTAACGCCATTGAATGGATCTGGGGCGGCACCGATGAAATGGCGACGCAGCTCGCATCCAAATCGGCCCCGCTCCGCTTCTTCACCTACGCACCGGCGGCGCGCCCGTATGCCGCACAACACCAGGCCCTCGATGTGGAACTTCGCCGGCTGCTCGCGACCAGGCAACATGGACGTCTGCATGTGGCCGTCGTGGGGCCGATCTACGGCGGCTCATTGCCGATCACCGGATACGTCGTGCGGGCCCTTGAATCCCTCGGGCACCGGGTGAGTTGGGTGGACCACAGTATCCATCACGCCAGCTATGCGCGGTTCAATACCTTCCGCGATCCTCGCCATCGGCTCTCGATGCAAAGCCGCTTTGCCGATGTGCTCAGCATGGGGACGCTGACGGAACTCGCGGAAGATCCTCCGGATCTCGTCCTGGCGATGGCGCAAGCCCCCATGTCGCTCGGCGCCCTGGAGCATCTGCGACGGAAGAAATTCATCACGGCCATGTGGTTCGTCGAAAACTATCGGCATTTGACGTACTGGCAGCAACTCGCTCCCGGATACGATTATTGGTTCACCATCCAACAGCAGGACTGTCACGACGCCCTCCGGCGGGCCGGTGCGCCGCATGTCAGTTACCTCCCCATGGCGGCCGATCCATCCGTGCATCGCCCGCTGACCTTGACGACGAACGACCAACTGGAATTCGGATCGGATCTGTCATTTGTCGGCGCCGGCTATGCCAATCGCCGGGCCGTCCTTCCTCGTTGGATCAGCAAGGACTGGACATTCAAGGTATGGGGAAATGAATGGGAGGGGGCCGACGCGATGGCGCCCGTCTTACAACGGAACGGAGCGCGCATCGACACCGATACGTGCCTCAAAGTGTTTAATGCCACCGCCATCAATCTGAATCTCCACTCAAATACCGGTGGGGGACTGGACCCGGCGGCAGATTTTGTGAATCCCCGTACGTTTGAACTGGCTGCGGCAGGCGCCTTTCAACTCGTCGATCAACGAGCGCTTCTTCCTGCCTGCTTTACCGAGGACGAGATCGTCAGTTTCGAAAACGCCGACGAGGTGCCATCCCTGATCAGGACCTGGCTTCGCGATCCGGTCGGCCGCCGCACCATCGCCGATGCGGCCCGCCGGCGGGTCTTGCGGCAGCATACCTACGAACATCGCATGAAAGACCTTCTGGCCGAATTAGGCATGCGGGAACCCGACCGCTTAGGCTCGATCCTGCGAGGGGAACGGACTGCAGAGGCGCTCGCCGCACAGACGACGACGCCGTCCGAACTGGCGCCGATGTTGAACCGGTTTGCGCCCGATCAGCGGGTCGAACTGAAGGATCTGGCGGCACAGATTCGCGCCCGCGGTCCCCGCACAGAACTCAGCCGCGAAGATCTGCTCATCCTCATGCTGGAAAGTTATCGGACTGAAACCAGGGATTTGGTATGA
- a CDS encoding glycosyltransferase family 9 protein has product MNRQVLILNITRMGDLVQMGTLLARLQEEWPGVAVDVIVDRRFAAVASLLPGIRDIITYDFHALIDDSRAAVKSVTALYTDLATWARPLVDRRYNRVINLTFNRPSALLASYIGAPDIRGARCAWDGESVIENPWMAYFTDMHHFRAMNRFNLVDVYALGGSGPGTHAPLSVRVTPAAREWARRFLTTAPDASQEWIAVQAGASDVMKAWRPEHFGRTLAHLSSRWTGGIVLIGTPAEQDTIAQVVRIYREAGGRNPVLNAAGHTSLEQLVGLLAECRLLLTNDTGPMHLAVGVQVPVINLSVGHVDFRETGPYGSGHWVVQPELECAPCGFDQVCVHQTCKDRLPVTMVAELLLHVLVKGECPPAAPGYRLFRSSVDEDQLGSYCAVGTEESSDLDWYSRYWRRYWYETLTHTVSRIPADSTLPHNAAAAAHHLAGMMPDVERLCRQADAIVQAAAQVAPSPGSLQSLQREQTALRERIVLLGMAHIASSPVTTSFVRSIHHDHVRGLDRMARHHALAYRQWRKHLTEIHRHLTQSHPKSTVRRLTMFTDSSVAHSG; this is encoded by the coding sequence ATGAACCGGCAGGTGCTGATCCTCAATATCACGCGGATGGGCGACCTGGTCCAGATGGGGACGTTGCTGGCCCGGCTGCAAGAAGAATGGCCGGGCGTGGCGGTCGATGTAATCGTGGATCGCCGGTTTGCCGCCGTTGCGTCCTTGCTGCCCGGGATCCGGGACATTATCACCTACGACTTCCATGCCCTGATCGATGACAGCCGGGCGGCCGTGAAGAGTGTCACCGCGCTCTATACCGACCTCGCGACATGGGCTCGCCCCTTGGTGGACAGACGCTACAATCGCGTCATCAACCTGACCTTCAATCGTCCGAGCGCATTGTTGGCTTCGTACATCGGCGCACCGGATATCCGCGGAGCCCGATGCGCCTGGGACGGAGAGAGTGTCATCGAGAATCCCTGGATGGCGTATTTCACCGACATGCATCACTTCCGCGCCATGAATCGATTCAATCTGGTCGACGTCTATGCGCTGGGAGGCAGCGGGCCAGGCACCCACGCGCCATTGTCGGTGCGAGTCACCCCTGCCGCGCGCGAATGGGCCCGGCGCTTTCTCACGACGGCGCCGGACGCGTCACAAGAATGGATTGCCGTGCAAGCCGGAGCAAGCGACGTCATGAAAGCCTGGCGGCCTGAGCATTTCGGCCGCACGCTGGCTCACCTGAGCAGCAGATGGACGGGCGGAATCGTCCTCATTGGAACCCCGGCCGAACAAGACACCATCGCCCAGGTCGTACGAATCTACCGGGAGGCCGGAGGACGCAATCCCGTCCTCAATGCGGCCGGCCACACGTCCCTGGAGCAGTTGGTGGGTTTGCTCGCGGAGTGCCGTCTGCTCTTAACCAACGACACCGGCCCGATGCATCTGGCCGTCGGCGTTCAGGTACCGGTGATTAATCTTTCCGTCGGGCACGTGGATTTCCGGGAGACCGGTCCCTATGGATCGGGGCATTGGGTCGTGCAGCCGGAGCTTGAATGTGCCCCCTGCGGATTCGACCAGGTCTGCGTCCATCAAACCTGCAAGGATCGTCTTCCAGTGACCATGGTAGCGGAATTGCTGTTACACGTGTTGGTCAAAGGGGAGTGCCCCCCGGCGGCGCCAGGCTACCGGCTCTTTCGCTCGTCCGTCGACGAAGATCAGTTGGGGAGCTACTGCGCGGTAGGAACAGAAGAGTCATCAGACCTCGACTGGTACAGCCGGTATTGGAGACGGTACTGGTATGAAACGCTGACCCACACCGTGAGCCGTATCCCTGCAGACTCGACCTTGCCTCACAACGCCGCCGCAGCGGCCCACCACCTGGCCGGCATGATGCCGGACGTGGAGCGCCTCTGCCGTCAAGCCGATGCGATTGTGCAGGCCGCCGCACAGGTGGCGCCATCACCCGGCTCCTTGCAGTCATTACAGCGGGAGCAAACGGCACTGCGCGAGCGCATAGTACTTCTGGGGATGGCCCATATCGCCAGTTCCCCGGTGACAACCTCGTTCGTGCGCTCAATCCACCATGATCATGTCAGAGGGCTCGACCGCATGGCCCGGCATCATGCCCTGGCCTACCGCCAATGGAGGAAACATCTCACAGAGATCCATCGACACCTGACTCAGAGTCACCCGAAGTCCACCGTGCGGCGATTGACGATGTTCACCGATTCCTCAGTCGCCCATTCAGGATAG